GCGAAAGCAGTGAAGAAGAGGATTTCTGATAGAAGAGTTGAGCTTTTCTGCCTGTACTGTGGGAAGTGGCATGAGAGCTTCATGATGAAGAATATAATGGAAGATATAAAGTGCGGAAAATGCTCTGCAAGAATGCTGGCTGTGCTCAAGGGTAGAGATAACAGGGAACTTATGAAACTCTACAGGAGATTCAAGAGAGGTGAGGAGCTTTCACAGGAGGAAAAAAGAAGGGTTAAGAGTATGCAGACTTCTGCCAGTCTTTTCCTTTCCTATGGTAAAAAAGCTGTAGTTGCTCAGGCAGGCATTGGCATCGGTCCCGGGGTGGCAAAGAGGGTTCTGTCAAGAGCCAGGATAGGAGATGAGGATTCTCTCTACAGGGAGATTGTTAAGGAGGAGAGGAATTATGCAAGAACCAGAGTTTTCTGGGATTAGATGTGCTTGCTCTATAATAACTTTACCAGTCAACTTTTAATGTTAATTCTTATGTATTACCTATGGTCAGGGTAAGGTTATTTGCATGGTTCAGGGAGAAGGCAAAAAGGGATACAATTGTGCTAAGCTTGGGTAAGTATACAACAGTCGGTGATGTGCTCGAGCAGATAAAAAATGAGATACCTGAGCTTGGGGATGCTCTCAAAGAGAAGAACTATTTTGTTGCTGTAAACCATGAAGTTGCTGAAAAAAACACAGAGGTTAAGGATAGCGATGAAATTGCTATTTTTCCTCCTGTTTCTGGCGGGTGAGAGGAAAATTTCTATCGATTATCCTCTGGAGGATTGCCCTTGTTGAGCTCAGTTCACAGGCTTTGAATTCCTTTATTCTTACAGCTTTCAGTTTCATCCCACGCCTCTCACCCTCCATCTCAATTTCTTTTTCAACATGATACTGGTTCGGTCCTAAGGCTACAATATCTGGCTGTATCTCTTCGAGTATATCAAATATATTTTCACTCCTCCCAATAAATGCTAAATCAACAGGTTTCAGAGCTTTAACCAGCTCCACTCTCTGTTTGCTGGGTACTATTGGTATCCTCTTCCTGTTTCTAACGGTAGAGTCTCTTGCCACAACCACAACAAGAATATCACCAAGCTCTCCTGCCTTTGAAAGAAAGAAAACATGACCAGGGTGAAGAATATCAAACACACCGCCTGCAAGTACAACCTTTATTCTATTTCTCCCTTTTTCTGTAAGTTCAACCTTTTCATCCCTGACCCTTATGAATCCTTTAATTTCAGCCTCTTTGATTTTCTCCCTGCCATATTTCCTTATAATCTCCTTCTCTTCTGTTTCTTCCTTTATCTGGCCGAGCCAGATTTCCTTTAAAAGCTCCTTCAAAGCAAATCCTCCAGTCTGGTCTGCCTTCCCTTTTTCTTCTCCTCTTCTATAAAGCTTAAGATTCTTCCAAGACGTCGCCTTATGTCTGTCTGCACCTCCCTGATACTCTTTGAAGCGTCTATCACATTAAATTGCTCTTTTTCTTCTGCAAGTTTCAGGTAGTTCTGCCGAACTCTGCGAAGAAACTCCTCCTTTTCATAACTCTCCTTTTCTCTAATATTTCTGAAGGAGTTGAGAGAACTCATTCTCTTTATTGCCTCTTCTGGTTCAATATCAAGATAAAAGACAATATCAGCCTCAGGAGCAAAGGAATTTATCTCCTCAAGCCAGTCTATGTTTATGCCAAGAGCCCCCTGATATGCCAGAGAGGAATAGAAGTAGCGCTCTGTTATTATCATATTACCTGAATGAAGCTTTGAAAGAATATCTTTGATGTGAAGGCTCCTGTCGGCTGCAAAGAGAAGAGCTATTGCTCTCGGGTCAAAATTGTCTTCTTTTAAATATTCCCTTATGAGTCTGCCTATATTGTTATCGGTGGGCTCTGCTGTGAGATAGCAGGAGTAACCTTTATCCCTGAGCCAGGAACACAGAAGCTTAGCCTGAGTACCTTTGCCTGAGCCATCAATACCCTCGAGAGCTATAAATAGCATAATAAACCACTTGTTTAATCCTCTTGGGCTATTGGATATAAATCTGTTGTGGAGTATTTATGCATTATATGGTGTTGAGAGGAACTGATTACCTCGTAAACCATCTCAAAATCATTGCATTGATGGTGATATGGTCTCACTTTCACGAAGGGCAGGTCTTGAGCAGCATATATAAAGTTCATAGTAATAAAACCTGAAATTATGCTTATTACCCCTACCATTTTTCATGTTTTTTTTAAAAGCTATAAGTAACAGTTGGATTATTCCCAAAGCTGAACCGACTAACAAAAGAAGGCCTATAACTTCCGAAACTAAAACAGCAAGTTTACCAGTATTAGTAATGGCAGCAGAAAAATAATTATATACGTTACATTATCTATAGATAATTATGAATGTCAAAGATATAATGCATGCTCCAACGTTTGTTGACCCTGGCACCTCTGTGGCTGATGCGGCAAAGATAATGGTGAGGAAGAATGTTTCATCACTGCTTGTGGGAACGCCCAAGGATGTAATAGGGATGTTCACTGAAAGAGACATGCTGAGGGAGGTCATTATCAATGGGCTTGATTCAAAGAAAATTTCTCTTGTTGATATAATGTGCAGCACCGAACTGAAGAGTGTGATGTGCAGAGTTCTTACAACCATTAACTGGAATGAGCCTGTGGAAGAAGCTGCAGAAAGAATGATGGGGCGTTATGTAAGACATCTACCGGTTTCTAATGATGATGGTGAGATTGTTGGTATGGTGAGTGCAAGAACTGTCATGAATGCACTGAGAAGAAGGGTTGCCTCGAGCTTCAGGAGGAAGTAGAGACTTCCTCTCATCAACACCTGATTTTCTCAGGATATTAAAGCCCTATCTTACAAATTCAATGTATCTGATAAAAGGATATTCTGATTTATGCGCTTTTAAAGCTTCTATTATATTGTTCCTCTTACTTTTTTCAACACATACATCTTTTCGACTCTGGGAGTTATAAAATCGCAGGTATCCCTTTTTGACCAAACTGTCTATTGCCTTTCGCAATTCTTTCCAGTCGGACCTCCGAACGCCTTTCATAAGGTCTTGTTGAGAAATATGTTTTTTACACCATCGATTCATATATGTGATTTTGTATAATATTCTCAGTTCGGCTTCATTGAGTCCACATGGCATAATTCTAAAAGAGCTACTGAAATATAAATAGATTTTTGCTCTACAAGGCCAGTCGGGATATATCTTATTTCTTATCCCTTAGAGCACTGATATCCTGTTTTTTTATTTCGCCTACTTTTTCTTCATATTCTTTTATCTGGCGCTCAAGTAAATTTCTTAACTCTTTGGCTGCTATTGGAGACATGACAATGGTAACAGGGACTTCATAAATCTTTTTATTATCTTCTGTTGGATATATCTCATTGTAGAATCGAAGTCTATAATCATACTCTGTAAAAGTCCCAAATGCACCATGAGCATAGATCATTCGATAGTCGGGTGTTCTATTAACAGCTGGTACATCTTTACCCTTTTCTTTGCTGCCCTCTGTCGCCATAATTAATCTCTCCTTTTATACTGGTATAGGCATGAACTGTTTTTCTCTCATTTCAGAGTATTCAATCGAGGAATCAATAGTGGGATGAGATTCACTGCTACTCATCATATAATTAGATGGCAGACGCTCGACTTCAGAGACATCCTTTATTTGATGGCTGATGTCCCTTACTGCCTCTTCTTCTTCCTTCTCTTCTTCCGCCATAGTGAAACTATGCGCAAAAACAGCTTTTATAAGATTTTCAGTTATTTTGTTATCTGCCAACTTAAAGAACTTCATTCGCCCACGTTCGCTGGAAATTACCACTATCTTGTTATGAATCAGTTTGGGTAGCTTTTCGTATAGAGTTACACGGGATATGCCGATATGTTCGCTAAGCTCCGTAGGATTGTACTCTATATCCAGGTTTTCAGCCAGGAAATCAACAATTCTAAGCTCCGATGTGTTCCCAAGAAAGTCTGAAAGTGCCATATTTACCACCAAGTGTTAAATTTTTTGAACATTAACAACATCAACGTTTAATATACTTAACAGAAAAACTATATAAATTTTTGTTTTTGAATGGCATAACTTATATATGCCTCTGCACCGGGACAATCTGATATATCTGAAGTACATCTGGATGCTATGAATCGATTGAAGTGTATATGGGTTATGTAGGTTATGGAAAATTCAGGAGTCAATACAGTGCCTTCGCAACCAATATGTCCGTAAAAGAAAGGGAAAGAGAACAGGGAAATTTAGATAAAGAATCATTTGAAGAGGAGGTAAAGTTTGGAACTACTCAGGAAAAAGAAGTGAATTTGAACGAAACAAAAAACTTATTATTTACTTCTGAAATCTTGCTTTGAAGTCCTTTGAAAGTACAGATTTATATAATATCAATTTAAGTTATATTATGGGCAGAGGTAATTTCAGAAAAAATATTAAGGAAGGGGCAAATGTGGGGATTGTTCTAAAAAAGGACCAGAGAAGTGGGAAAATAACCAGAGGTATTGTAAAGAAAATTCTAACCAATTCACAAAGTCATCCACATGGAATAAAAGTTAAATTGGAAAGCGGGCTGGTTGGAAGGGTTAAAGAGATTTATTCTGATTGATTAGATTAAAAATTAAAAAATAAGAAGAAATAAAATATGTCTGTCATCCATTACTATCTGTTTATCATTGCTCTTTGTCCTCACTGATACCAAAATATTATATAAAATCCTGAACTATATGGAACTATGAGATTGATTATACATATCAATACACCTTATAAGAAAAGA
This genomic interval from archaeon BMS3Bbin15 contains the following:
- a CDS encoding molybdopterin synthase small subunit, which translates into the protein MVRVRLFAWFREKAKRDTIVLSLGKYTTVGDVLEQIKNEIPELGDALKEKNYFVAVNHEVAEKNTEVKDSDEIAIFPPVSGG
- a CDS encoding D-beta-D-heptose 1-phosphate adenylyltransferase: MKELLKEIWLGQIKEETEEKEIIRKYGREKIKEAEIKGFIRVRDEKVELTEKGRNRIKVVLAGGVFDILHPGHVFFLSKAGELGDILVVVVARDSTVRNRKRIPIVPSKQRVELVKALKPVDLAFIGRSENIFDILEEIQPDIVALGPNQYHVEKEIEMEGERRGMKLKAVRIKEFKACELSSTRAILQRIIDRNFPLTRQKQEEK
- the tmk gene encoding thymidylate kinase gives rise to the protein MLFIALEGIDGSGKGTQAKLLCSWLRDKGYSCYLTAEPTDNNIGRLIREYLKEDNFDPRAIALLFAADRSLHIKDILSKLHSGNMIITERYFYSSLAYQGALGINIDWLEEINSFAPEADIVFYLDIEPEEAIKRMSSLNSFRNIREKESYEKEEFLRRVRQNYLKLAEEKEQFNVIDASKSIREVQTDIRRRLGRILSFIEEEKKKGRQTRLEDLL
- a CDS encoding inosine 5'-monophosphate dehydrogenase, whose translation is MNVKDIMHAPTFVDPGTSVADAAKIMVRKNVSSLLVGTPKDVIGMFTERDMLREVIINGLDSKKISLVDIMCSTELKSVMCRVLTTINWNEPVEEAAERMMGRYVRHLPVSNDDGEIVGMVSARTVMNALRRRVASSFRRK